A genomic segment from Geitlerinema sp. PCC 7407 encodes:
- the pyk gene encoding pyruvate kinase, whose translation MRKTKIICTLGPASNTYETIREMAIAGMDIVRLNFSHGEHATHERSIELVRQVAADIQRPIAILQDLQGPKIRVGDMEDGVELLPGEKTVITMEDVLGTAARFSSTYKGLATDVRSGDPILINDGMLKLRINQVIGQDIHATVIDGGPLLSHKGINLSQSSISTPALTEKDVEDLYFGLKQNLDYVALSFVREAADLKEVQGTVRRKNKHAHAIAKIERHEAVEDLEAIVAAADAVMVARGDLGVEMLLEQVPLIQKSIINTCRRHLKPVITATQMLESMIQNPRPTRAEVSDIANAILDGTDALMLSGETAVGAHPVEAVRTMAQIAETVEPQLHSVDTYIDGLREHSAANSVVHAACRLADNLRAKAIICFTEHGFTARLLSKYRQPIPVIAVTRSPEVQRRMSLYWGVRSLLLEEVSSTDEMIAQVEKLALESRMVDEGDMTVITAGLPLPITGVTNLIKVHRIGEAASFNSTFP comes from the coding sequence ATGCGCAAAACCAAAATCATTTGCACCCTCGGTCCTGCCAGTAATACCTACGAGACGATCCGGGAAATGGCGATCGCCGGGATGGACATCGTCCGGCTCAATTTTTCCCACGGAGAGCACGCCACCCACGAGCGATCCATTGAGCTCGTGCGCCAAGTTGCTGCCGACATCCAGCGCCCGATCGCCATCCTCCAAGACCTGCAAGGCCCAAAAATTCGGGTCGGCGATATGGAAGACGGGGTCGAGCTGCTGCCCGGCGAGAAGACCGTTATCACCATGGAGGACGTTCTCGGCACAGCGGCCCGCTTTAGCTCGACCTACAAGGGGCTGGCCACCGATGTCCGCAGCGGCGACCCCATCTTGATCAACGACGGCATGCTGAAGCTGCGGATCAATCAGGTGATCGGCCAAGACATTCACGCTACGGTGATCGACGGCGGCCCGCTCCTGAGCCACAAGGGGATCAACCTGAGTCAATCCTCGATCAGCACGCCGGCCCTGACGGAAAAGGACGTAGAAGACCTCTACTTTGGCCTCAAGCAAAACCTCGACTACGTGGCGCTGTCCTTTGTGCGGGAGGCTGCCGACCTCAAGGAGGTCCAGGGAACGGTGCGCCGGAAAAACAAGCACGCCCACGCGATCGCCAAGATCGAGCGCCACGAAGCCGTGGAGGACCTCGAGGCGATCGTGGCCGCAGCAGACGCGGTGATGGTTGCCCGGGGCGACCTGGGCGTCGAGATGCTGCTGGAGCAGGTGCCCCTGATTCAGAAGTCCATCATCAACACCTGTCGCCGCCACCTCAAGCCTGTGATCACCGCCACCCAGATGCTGGAGTCGATGATCCAAAACCCTCGGCCCACCCGCGCCGAGGTTTCTGATATTGCCAATGCCATCCTCGACGGCACCGACGCCTTGATGCTGTCTGGGGAGACGGCCGTGGGGGCTCATCCCGTGGAGGCTGTACGGACCATGGCCCAAATTGCCGAAACCGTTGAGCCGCAGCTCCACAGCGTCGATACCTACATTGATGGCCTGCGGGAGCACAGCGCCGCCAATTCTGTGGTCCACGCGGCCTGTCGCCTCGCCGACAACCTGAGGGCAAAGGCGATTATTTGCTTTACAGAGCACGGATTTACGGCGCGGCTCCTGTCGAAGTACCGCCAGCCAATCCCTGTGATTGCGGTGACCCGCAGCCCCGAGGTCCAGCGCCGGATGTCGCTGTACTGGGGCGTGCGATCGCTCCTGCTTGAGGAGGTCTCGAGCACCGACGAAATGATCGCTCAGGTGGAAAAACTCGCCCTGGAGAGCCGCATGGTCGACGAAGGCGACATGACCGTCATCACCGCTGGTCTGCCGCTGCCGATTACGGGAGTAACGAACCTGATCAAGGTTCATCGCATCGGCGAAGCCGCCTCTTTCAACTCGACGTTTCCATAG
- a CDS encoding type II secretion system F family protein, translating to MPTYVASIRDVQGKPKKERITADSLGEARAALRDRGLVVQDLKESKSGSFSMEDINMLMTSVTVKDKAIFSRQFAAMVNAGVAMVRSLGVLSEQCSNPKLKKALVQISSDVQQGTNLSDAMRKHPQCFDGLYVSMVQAGEVGGVLDEVLNRLAKLLEDVARLQNQIKSAMSYPVTVGTLAVAIFVGMTVFLLPTFAAIFEEIGTDLPAFTKMMLSISKFLRTPQYVFGLILVLVALSFAYKQYYKTRVGRETIDRMSLKMPLFGDLIEKTATARFCRTFGSLTRSGVPILTALEIVRDTAGNQVISNAIDAARVEVQSGGMISVALERGDVFPLMAVQMISIGEETGDLDKMLMKVADFYEDEVEQAVKALTSMLEPIMIVILGGMVGAILLSMYLPMFKVFEDLG from the coding sequence ATGCCTACCTACGTTGCAAGTATTCGGGACGTCCAAGGAAAACCCAAAAAGGAGCGAATTACGGCCGATTCGCTCGGTGAAGCGCGGGCAGCTCTGCGCGATCGCGGGCTTGTTGTCCAAGATCTGAAGGAATCCAAGAGCGGTTCCTTCAGCATGGAAGACATCAACATGCTCATGACCAGCGTGACTGTCAAAGACAAGGCCATCTTTTCTCGACAGTTCGCGGCCATGGTGAATGCAGGGGTTGCCATGGTGCGTAGTCTAGGCGTGCTCTCGGAGCAGTGCTCCAATCCCAAACTCAAAAAAGCGCTCGTTCAAATTAGCTCTGACGTCCAGCAAGGAACTAACCTGTCAGACGCAATGCGCAAGCATCCCCAGTGCTTTGACGGGCTGTATGTGAGTATGGTGCAAGCTGGAGAAGTTGGCGGTGTCTTGGACGAGGTGCTCAATCGTCTGGCCAAACTCCTAGAGGACGTTGCGAGACTGCAAAACCAAATCAAGTCGGCCATGTCGTACCCGGTGACTGTGGGTACTCTGGCCGTTGCGATTTTTGTGGGAATGACCGTTTTCCTGTTGCCGACCTTTGCGGCAATTTTTGAGGAGATCGGGACAGACCTGCCGGCCTTCACCAAAATGATGCTGTCAATCAGTAAGTTCTTGCGTACACCGCAGTACGTTTTTGGCTTGATTTTGGTGCTGGTGGCCCTGTCGTTTGCTTACAAGCAGTACTACAAAACGCGAGTTGGCCGGGAGACGATTGACCGGATGTCCCTCAAAATGCCGTTGTTTGGTGACCTGATTGAGAAAACCGCAACCGCGCGATTCTGCCGAACCTTTGGTTCTTTGACTCGTTCAGGGGTGCCCATTTTGACGGCGCTGGAAATTGTGCGGGATACGGCAGGTAATCAGGTGATTTCGAATGCCATTGATGCGGCTCGAGTGGAGGTGCAAAGCGGTGGCATGATCAGCGTGGCCCTGGAGCGGGGGGACGTATTCCCGCTGATGGCGGTGCAGATGATCAGCATTGGTGAGGAAACGGGCGACCTGGACAAGATGCTGATGAAGGTCGCGGACTTCTACGAGGACGAAGTGGAACAAGCGGTCAAAGCCCTGACTTCCATGCTTGAGCCAATTATGATTGTGATTTTGGGCGGTATGGTCGGCGCGATTCTGTTGTCGATGTATTTGCCGATGTTCAAGGTATTTGAAGATCTGGGCTAA
- a CDS encoding type IV pilus twitching motility protein PilT, producing the protein MELMIEDLMEQLVEMGGSDLHLSAGLPPYFRISGKLTPIGDEALTAEQCQRLIFSMLNNTQRKTLEQNWELDCSYGVKGLARFRVNVYKDRGTYAACLRALSSKIPNFDQLGLPNVVREMTEKPRGLILVTGPTGSGKTTTLAAMIDLINRTRAEHILTVEDPIEFVYEPIKSLVHQRQLHEDTKSFANALKAALREDPDIILVGEMRDLETISLAISAAETGHLVFGTLHTSSASQTVDRMIDVFPSERQTQVRVQLSNSLVAVFSQTLVSKKNPKPGEYGRMLAQEIMIVTPAISNLIREGKTAQIYSAIQTGGKLGMQTLEKVLADLYKAGQISFEAAMSKTSKPDELQRLIGSSGPVAAKAGAAK; encoded by the coding sequence ATGGAATTGATGATTGAAGACTTGATGGAGCAGCTAGTTGAGATGGGGGGATCGGACCTCCATCTCTCTGCGGGGTTACCGCCATATTTTCGGATCAGCGGTAAGCTGACGCCGATCGGGGATGAGGCGTTGACGGCAGAGCAGTGTCAGCGGCTGATCTTCAGCATGTTGAACAACACCCAGCGCAAAACGCTAGAGCAAAACTGGGAATTGGACTGCTCCTACGGGGTGAAAGGTCTCGCGCGGTTCCGGGTCAATGTCTACAAAGATCGGGGAACCTATGCTGCTTGTTTGCGGGCGCTAAGCTCGAAGATTCCTAACTTTGATCAGCTCGGCTTGCCCAATGTGGTGCGCGAGATGACGGAGAAGCCGCGGGGCCTAATCCTGGTGACGGGACCAACGGGATCAGGAAAAACGACGACGCTGGCGGCCATGATTGACCTGATCAACCGCACGCGGGCTGAGCACATTCTGACGGTGGAGGACCCCATCGAGTTTGTCTATGAACCGATCAAGAGTCTGGTCCACCAGCGTCAGCTCCACGAAGACACCAAGAGCTTTGCGAACGCCCTGAAGGCCGCTCTGCGGGAAGACCCAGATATTATTCTGGTGGGCGAGATGCGGGACTTGGAGACGATCTCCCTTGCGATTTCGGCGGCGGAAACCGGTCACTTGGTGTTTGGAACGCTGCACACGAGCTCGGCGTCTCAGACGGTGGACCGGATGATCGACGTGTTCCCCTCGGAGCGTCAAACCCAGGTGCGGGTGCAGCTTTCGAACTCTCTGGTGGCGGTATTTAGCCAAACGCTGGTGTCGAAGAAAAATCCGAAGCCGGGTGAGTATGGCCGGATGCTGGCTCAAGAGATCATGATTGTGACGCCAGCTATCTCCAACCTAATCCGCGAGGGTAAAACCGCCCAGATCTACTCGGCGATCCAAACCGGGGGCAAGTTGGGGATGCAAACTCTGGAGAAGGTGTTGGCGGACCTGTACAAGGCTGGCCAAATCTCCTTTGAGGCTGCAATGTCGAAGACCTCTAAGCCGGATGAACTACAGCGCCTGATCGGCTCATCAGGGCCTGTGGCCGCTAAGGCTGGGGCCGCCAAGTAA
- a CDS encoding GspE/PulE family protein: MTNSSSQRRALVVQNNFSPFGNKLIQSGFVNADQMQQALIESRKSGRPLTEVLESLTGQQLPPDLLRQYKKQQLFELKILYGVESLDPEINQIPTQNVGSLIDTLIPLDICRRHKLVPLSRSEEQPPSVLVAMVDPDNLEAQDDLNRILRPQRLNLQRLVITMEDYQRLISGYLDEQVEKQKQLEIQKSVDVSDINLEALDLEEAPDEMEADLNAAVQDAGAAPVIKLVNQILLKALHEGVSDIHIEPQEEFLRIRFRKDGVLRQAFDPLPKKIIPAVTARFKIIAELDIAERRQPQDGRIRRVYQDRKIDFRVNTLPSRYGEKVVLRILDNSTTQLGLDKLITDPDTLNTMKDMVKRPFGLILVTGPTGSGKTTTLYSALAERNDPGVNISTAEDPIEYTLPGLTQVQVIREKGMDFASILRAFLRQDPDVILVGETRDKETAKTAIEAALTGHLVLTTLHTNDAASAVARLEEMGVETFMISSSLIGVLAQRLVRRVCQDCKVPYSPEPSELARFGLSASRAGEVTFYRANTLTPEEIQAARSAGTLCPTCNGIGYKGRCGVYEVMRVTERLQVLMTEGAPTERIKEVAVEEGMKTLLAYSLDLVQQGYTTLDEVERVTFTDTGLEAELKAKRKSALTCRVCSAELKPEWLDCPYCTTPRFID; encoded by the coding sequence ATGACTAACTCCTCCTCGCAGCGCCGCGCCCTCGTTGTACAGAACAACTTCTCCCCCTTTGGCAACAAGCTGATCCAGTCGGGGTTCGTCAATGCCGACCAGATGCAGCAAGCCCTTATAGAAAGTCGTAAATCCGGGCGGCCCCTGACCGAAGTCCTCGAATCCCTCACCGGCCAGCAACTGCCGCCCGACCTACTTCGCCAATATAAAAAGCAGCAGCTATTCGAACTCAAAATCCTTTACGGCGTCGAATCCCTCGATCCGGAGATCAACCAGATCCCAACCCAAAACGTTGGCTCCCTGATTGACACCCTGATTCCCCTCGACATTTGCCGACGCCACAAACTAGTGCCACTGTCCCGCAGCGAAGAGCAGCCCCCCTCGGTCCTCGTTGCCATGGTGGACCCCGACAACCTCGAAGCCCAAGATGACCTCAACCGCATCCTCCGGCCCCAGCGCCTGAACCTCCAGCGGCTGGTCATCACCATGGAAGACTACCAGCGCCTCATCTCTGGCTACCTCGACGAGCAAGTCGAAAAGCAAAAGCAGCTCGAGATTCAAAAATCCGTTGACGTCTCCGACATCAACCTCGAAGCCCTAGACCTCGAGGAAGCCCCCGACGAGATGGAAGCCGACCTGAACGCCGCCGTTCAGGACGCAGGCGCGGCCCCCGTCATCAAACTCGTCAACCAAATCCTGCTCAAAGCCCTCCACGAAGGCGTCTCAGACATTCACATCGAGCCCCAAGAAGAATTTCTGCGCATTCGCTTCCGCAAAGACGGCGTTCTTCGCCAAGCCTTCGATCCCCTACCCAAAAAAATCATCCCCGCCGTTACAGCCCGCTTCAAAATCATCGCCGAGCTAGACATCGCCGAGCGGCGGCAACCCCAAGACGGCCGGATTCGCCGCGTCTACCAAGATCGCAAAATTGACTTCCGAGTCAACACCCTGCCGAGCCGCTATGGCGAAAAAGTCGTCCTCCGAATCCTAGACAACTCCACCACCCAGCTAGGACTCGATAAACTCATCACCGATCCGGACACGCTCAACACCATGAAAGACATGGTTAAGCGGCCGTTCGGCTTGATCCTAGTCACAGGCCCCACCGGATCTGGTAAAACCACCACCCTATACTCCGCCCTAGCCGAGCGCAATGACCCCGGTGTCAACATCAGCACCGCAGAAGACCCGATCGAATACACCTTGCCCGGCTTGACCCAGGTGCAGGTCATTCGAGAAAAAGGGATGGACTTTGCATCGATTCTGCGAGCCTTCCTGCGCCAAGACCCTGACGTGATTCTGGTGGGTGAGACTCGAGACAAAGAAACTGCCAAAACTGCAATCGAGGCGGCCCTCACGGGACACTTGGTGCTGACCACCCTACACACCAACGACGCCGCCAGTGCGGTAGCCCGACTGGAAGAAATGGGCGTTGAGACGTTTATGATCTCCAGCTCACTGATCGGGGTGCTGGCTCAGCGTCTGGTGCGGCGGGTATGCCAGGACTGCAAGGTGCCCTACAGCCCAGAGCCCTCAGAGCTTGCACGCTTTGGCTTGTCGGCCTCCCGTGCCGGAGAAGTAACGTTCTATCGTGCCAACACCCTCACCCCTGAAGAGATTCAGGCGGCGCGATCGGCAGGAACCCTCTGCCCGACCTGTAACGGGATTGGGTACAAGGGACGCTGCGGTGTGTATGAGGTGATGCGCGTAACAGAGCGGCTCCAGGTTCTGATGACTGAGGGCGCGCCCACAGAGCGCATCAAAGAAGTTGCCGTTGAAGAAGGGATGAAGACCCTCTTGGCCTACAGCTTGGATTTGGTGCAGCAGGGATACACAACGCTGGACGAAGTGGAGCGGGTGACCTTTACAGATACAGGCTTGGAGGCTGAACTGAAGGCCAAGCGCAAGAGCGCGCTGACCTGTCGAGTTTGTAGTGCGGAGCTCAAGCCTGAATGGCTAGATTGTCCCTATTGCACGACGCCCCGTTTTATTGACTAG
- a CDS encoding AI-2E family transporter yields the protein MSLGQWLGLFCIIAALYILWQIRQILLLAFTAVVLAIALNILVRKLTQLGLPRGVAVLLTVLTSLLAAILFFWLIVPPFADQFQKVIELLPSGFLRIRDWADDFRTRLPPWVPDLPTLSNLQQQLQPSFVSLFGNFFAVFQNTLVIFVQALLVFILAIMLLANPDSYRQAFLILFPSFYRRRADEVLEACEVALRNWLTGILVSSLFVALISGVGLLVLQVRLVFAHALLAGLLNLIPNIGPTLSVVFPASVALLDAPWKAGAVIALYLVIQQIEAYWLTPTVMAHQVSLLPALTLICQIVFASFFDFLGLLMALPLTVVAKTWIQEVLIKDILDCWKSERDHPRLETVTVLPAPQTVEALPPENPDAAASRADSPDTPGGKP from the coding sequence GTGAGTCTTGGTCAGTGGCTTGGTTTGTTCTGCATCATCGCCGCCCTCTACATTCTGTGGCAAATCCGTCAGATCCTGCTTCTCGCCTTCACTGCCGTAGTTTTGGCGATCGCTCTCAACATCCTCGTTCGCAAGCTGACCCAGCTGGGGCTGCCGCGAGGCGTTGCCGTCCTGTTGACCGTTCTGACCAGCTTGCTCGCCGCCATTTTATTTTTCTGGCTGATCGTGCCGCCCTTTGCCGACCAGTTCCAGAAAGTGATCGAGCTGCTGCCCAGCGGCTTTTTGCGAATTCGAGACTGGGCAGATGACTTTCGCACTCGGCTACCGCCGTGGGTGCCCGATCTACCCACGCTCTCCAATTTGCAGCAGCAGCTTCAGCCCAGCTTTGTTTCTCTATTCGGCAACTTTTTTGCCGTTTTCCAAAACACCTTGGTCATTTTTGTCCAGGCGCTGCTGGTCTTCATCCTGGCAATTATGCTGCTGGCTAACCCAGACAGCTATCGCCAAGCATTCTTAATCTTGTTTCCGTCGTTCTATCGGCGGCGAGCTGACGAGGTCCTAGAGGCTTGCGAGGTTGCCCTACGAAACTGGCTAACGGGGATCTTAGTTAGCTCGCTGTTTGTGGCGCTGATCAGCGGGGTCGGCTTGCTGGTGCTGCAGGTGCGATTGGTGTTTGCCCATGCCCTCCTAGCAGGCCTGCTGAACCTGATTCCCAATATTGGCCCCACCCTCAGCGTGGTCTTTCCGGCGTCTGTCGCTCTCCTCGACGCGCCCTGGAAAGCGGGCGCGGTCATCGCCCTGTATCTCGTCATCCAGCAGATCGAGGCCTACTGGCTCACCCCCACGGTGATGGCCCACCAAGTCTCTCTGCTGCCGGCTTTGACGCTGATTTGCCAGATTGTCTTTGCCAGCTTTTTTGACTTTTTGGGGCTCTTGATGGCGCTGCCGCTGACGGTGGTAGCCAAGACCTGGATTCAGGAGGTGCTGATCAAGGACATTCTCGACTGCTGGAAGTCCGAGCGCGATCACCCACGCCTTGAGACGGTGACCGTTTTACCCGCGCCGCAGACGGTAGAGGCGCTGCCGCCCGAGAATCCGGACGCCGCAGCGTCCCGAGCAGACTCTCCTGATACCCCAGGCGGCAAACCTTAA
- a CDS encoding serine/threonine-protein kinase, translated as MMPAIALGTLLRQRYLIQQILGQGGFGRTYLAVDQERFNEACVLKELVIERPDPAIAEKAKALFQREASTLYHLQHPQIPRFWAAFEWDQRLFLVQDFVDGQTYQHLLQQRKQHRRCFSELEVLHLLGHLLPVLSYLHERDIVHRDISPENIMLPKRPASMALEASSSSLALPMLIDFGAVKEAAGYGSGLYGRSPDSVTWAPTSTMTCVGKLGYAPPEQIQTGKVFPHSDLYALGVTCLVLLTGRSPQDLLDGETLDWQWEPQTSLGQKLAPILRRMLSLHPRDRYQSAAEVQADLQPLLGPPPETQIFSSAALPTAAPASWAAPPSVEPSFRLPHSPVSLDLTPASGWSWDRLQATMGLILGAGFVLGGLGLLAQPLWQAGDRAANSSDVWMAGVRIPQAEASKILSSKPPAITGGLPQAALQIQPNQPITAPSSSPPKTVLPARQLSLSPGEVTTTLQGTLENYGVQPYVLEGVEGQVLSISLDGQSVVMNVLGTDQQEIDTAASRARRWTGSLPQTSTYTVQVLGSGSYTLRVALLPIARPQEATVEIIQLKANGPATTLSAQMSPNVVKRYQFQGQQGQVLKLRRLRGSVGTLSLRTPTGQVIEGPATSPAWQSSLPATGEYTVEVSVPQTTEVAIAWELRSQP; from the coding sequence ATGATGCCTGCGATCGCCCTTGGTACGTTGCTGCGCCAGCGCTACTTGATTCAGCAGATTTTGGGTCAGGGAGGGTTTGGCCGAACTTATTTGGCTGTTGATCAAGAACGCTTCAATGAGGCCTGTGTGCTCAAGGAACTGGTGATCGAGCGGCCAGATCCGGCGATCGCCGAAAAGGCCAAGGCGCTTTTTCAGCGGGAGGCGAGCACCCTTTACCACCTTCAACATCCTCAAATTCCGCGCTTTTGGGCTGCTTTCGAGTGGGATCAGCGGCTTTTTTTGGTGCAGGATTTCGTGGATGGCCAGACATACCAGCACCTGCTTCAGCAGCGAAAACAGCACCGCCGGTGTTTTTCGGAACTAGAAGTGCTGCACTTGCTAGGACATCTGTTGCCGGTGCTGAGCTATCTGCACGAGCGCGACATCGTGCACCGAGACATCTCTCCAGAAAATATTATGTTGCCCAAGCGGCCAGCGTCGATGGCCCTGGAGGCGTCCAGCAGCAGTTTGGCGCTGCCGATGCTGATTGACTTTGGAGCCGTCAAAGAGGCCGCGGGCTATGGTTCAGGGCTCTATGGGCGATCGCCCGACAGCGTCACTTGGGCTCCCACTTCGACCATGACCTGTGTGGGGAAGCTGGGCTACGCGCCCCCGGAGCAAATTCAAACGGGCAAGGTCTTTCCCCACAGCGACCTGTACGCGCTGGGCGTGACCTGCCTGGTCTTGCTGACCGGGCGATCGCCCCAAGACCTCCTCGACGGTGAAACCCTCGACTGGCAGTGGGAGCCCCAAACGAGCTTGGGGCAAAAACTAGCACCCATTCTGCGGCGCATGTTGTCCCTGCATCCGCGCGATCGCTACCAGTCCGCTGCCGAGGTGCAGGCTGACCTGCAACCCCTCCTCGGTCCGCCGCCCGAGACCCAGATTTTTAGCAGCGCCGCTCTGCCCACCGCCGCCCCTGCGTCTTGGGCCGCGCCTCCCAGTGTCGAGCCGTCTTTTCGACTCCCCCATAGTCCAGTGTCGCTGGATCTCACGCCAGCTTCGGGCTGGAGCTGGGATCGCCTCCAAGCCACGATGGGATTGATTTTGGGCGCTGGTTTTGTCCTGGGGGGTCTCGGGCTGTTGGCGCAGCCCCTCTGGCAGGCGGGCGATCGCGCCGCCAATTCATCGGATGTCTGGATGGCAGGAGTGCGCATTCCCCAGGCCGAAGCCTCCAAAATCTTGAGTTCCAAGCCCCCAGCCATTACCGGCGGCTTGCCCCAGGCCGCCTTACAAATTCAGCCAAATCAGCCGATCACCGCACCCAGCAGTTCTCCACCCAAGACGGTTTTGCCGGCGCGCCAGCTCTCTTTGAGCCCAGGAGAGGTCACGACAACCTTGCAAGGAACGCTGGAGAACTACGGCGTACAGCCTTACGTCCTAGAAGGGGTTGAGGGCCAAGTGCTGAGCATCTCGCTCGATGGCCAAAGCGTGGTGATGAACGTGCTAGGTACCGACCAACAGGAGATTGACACCGCTGCATCACGGGCGCGCCGATGGACGGGTTCACTACCCCAGACCAGCACCTACACGGTTCAAGTTCTCGGTTCTGGCTCCTATACGCTGCGAGTTGCTCTCTTGCCGATTGCGCGTCCCCAGGAGGCAACGGTGGAGATCATCCAGCTCAAGGCAAATGGGCCAGCGACAACGCTGTCAGCTCAGATGTCGCCGAATGTGGTCAAGCGCTACCAGTTTCAGGGTCAGCAAGGTCAGGTGCTCAAGCTTCGCCGCCTGCGGGGCAGTGTCGGAACCCTGAGCCTCCGGACACCCACTGGCCAGGTGATCGAGGGCCCTGCGACCAGCCCGGCCTGGCAAAGCAGCCTGCCTGCCACGGGCGAGTACACGGTGGAGGTGTCGGTGCCGCAAACGACCGAAGTGGCGATCGCCTGGGAACTGCGATCGCAGCCTTGA
- a CDS encoding ferredoxin, translated as MTGFGAGESGQAPERSGFEPELGGFLRDAAQRSGLEPELGGVLRQRGVYVDEITCIGCKHCAHVARNTFYIEPDYGRSRVIRQDGDPEDIIQEAIDTCPVDCIHWVNYAELKKLESERQYQVMPVAGFPIDRSLLQAMARRRKFKSPEKP; from the coding sequence ATGACTGGCTTCGGGGCGGGAGAGTCAGGACAGGCCCCTGAGCGATCGGGGTTTGAGCCGGAGCTCGGCGGATTTCTGCGGGATGCAGCTCAGCGCTCGGGCCTAGAGCCAGAGCTTGGGGGCGTTCTGCGCCAGCGAGGCGTCTACGTCGACGAGATCACCTGCATCGGCTGCAAGCACTGCGCCCACGTCGCTCGCAACACCTTCTACATCGAGCCAGACTACGGGCGATCGCGCGTCATTCGCCAAGACGGTGATCCCGAGGACATCATCCAGGAAGCCATCGACACCTGCCCCGTCGACTGCATCCATTGGGTGAACTACGCCGAGCTGAAAAAGCTTGAGTCTGAGCGCCAATATCAGGTGATGCCGGTGGCGGGATTTCCCATTGATCGATCGCTCCTGCAAGCAATGGCCCGCCGCCGCAAGTTCAAGTCTCCCGAAAAGCCCTGA
- a CDS encoding DUF1257 domain-containing protein, which translates to MSHFSQIKTQIRNLESLKSALTDLGMDWKEGPREVRGYQGQTCSAAIAIEQDNQYDIGFRWNGNEYELVADLQYWQQPLSVEGFLGKITQRYAYHTVVSTTADQGFQVAEQQRNADGSIRLVLQRWNG; encoded by the coding sequence ATGTCACACTTCAGCCAAATTAAGACACAAATTCGCAACCTTGAATCTCTGAAGTCGGCTTTGACCGATCTTGGGATGGACTGGAAAGAAGGTCCTCGCGAAGTTCGTGGTTACCAAGGCCAGACCTGCTCCGCGGCGATCGCCATTGAGCAAGATAACCAGTACGATATTGGCTTCCGCTGGAACGGCAACGAGTACGAGCTCGTAGCTGATCTGCAGTACTGGCAGCAGCCGCTGTCGGTGGAAGGCTTCTTGGGCAAAATCACCCAGCGCTACGCCTACCACACCGTGGTAAGCACCACGGCTGATCAAGGCTTCCAGGTGGCTGAGCAGCAGCGCAACGCCGACGGCTCGATTCGCCTGGTGCTGCAGCGCTGGAACGGCTAA
- a CDS encoding DUF2997 domain-containing protein, whose product METLEFIIYPDGRVEEKVTGIVGSSCAEVTAAIEAQLGRVVHQQPTSEFFAQQSVHQSSKAEIQATYSDW is encoded by the coding sequence ATGGAAACTCTGGAGTTTATCATCTACCCTGATGGTCGGGTGGAGGAAAAGGTGACCGGCATTGTGGGGTCATCCTGTGCTGAGGTCACCGCCGCCATTGAGGCGCAGCTGGGGCGAGTGGTGCATCAGCAACCAACCTCAGAGTTCTTTGCTCAGCAAAGTGTTCACCAGTCTTCCAAGGCCGAAATTCAAGCGACCTACAGTGATTGGTAA
- the grpE gene encoding nucleotide exchange factor GrpE: protein MIGEYQQPDNLQDSEMEPLEGSEKAPEAMSSAETEVSADAEVVADAEAAEVSPAEEAQVLSVVQDLQQEIAALRSQLEERNSQCVRIAADFDNYRKRTAKEKEDLDQQARSRAITELLPVVDSFERARSQIKPQNEGEMGIHKSYQGVYKQLVESLKRLGVAPMRSEGTEFDPNLHEAVMRETTDEHPEGTVLEELVRGYMIGDRVLRHAMVKVAAAPEPVVTSEETSQNGSES, encoded by the coding sequence ATGATCGGCGAATATCAGCAGCCAGACAACTTGCAGGACTCAGAGATGGAGCCGCTAGAGGGTTCTGAAAAGGCGCCGGAGGCGATGTCGTCGGCTGAGACTGAGGTCAGCGCGGACGCGGAGGTGGTTGCAGACGCTGAGGCTGCGGAGGTGTCGCCTGCGGAGGAAGCGCAGGTTCTGTCGGTGGTGCAGGATTTGCAGCAGGAGATTGCGGCGCTGCGATCGCAGCTTGAGGAGCGCAACAGCCAGTGCGTTCGCATTGCTGCAGATTTTGATAATTATCGAAAGCGCACTGCTAAAGAAAAAGAAGATCTCGACCAGCAGGCTCGCTCTCGGGCTATCACGGAGCTTTTGCCGGTGGTGGATAGCTTTGAGCGCGCGCGATCGCAAATCAAGCCCCAAAACGAAGGGGAGATGGGCATTCACAAGAGCTATCAAGGCGTCTACAAGCAGCTCGTCGAGAGCCTCAAGCGCCTTGGCGTTGCTCCCATGCGCTCCGAAGGTACCGAGTTTGATCCCAACCTTCATGAGGCCGTCATGCGAGAGACTACGGATGAGCATCCTGAAGGCACGGTCCTCGAGGAGCTCGTGCGCGGCTACATGATCGGCGATCGCGTACTGCGCCACGCTATGGTCAAAGTTGCTGCGGCTCCTGAGCCCGTGGTAACCTCTGAGGAAACCAGCCAAAACGGCTCAGAAAGCTGA